A genomic window from Eptesicus fuscus isolate TK198812 chromosome 19, DD_ASM_mEF_20220401, whole genome shotgun sequence includes:
- the PLEKHF2 gene encoding pleckstrin homology domain-containing family F member 2, whose translation MVDRLANSEANTRRINIVENCFGAAGQPLTIPGRVLIGEGVLTKLCRKKPKARQFFLFNDILVYGNIVIQKKKYNKQHIIPLENVTIDSIKDEGDLRNGWLIKTPTKSFAVYAATATEKSEWMNHINKCVTDLLSKSGKTPSNEHAAVWVPDSEATVCMRCQKAKFTPVNRRHHCRKCGFVVCGPCSEKRFLLPSQSSKPVRICDFCYDLLSTGDMASCQPTRSDSYSQSLKSPLNDVSDDDDDDDSSD comes from the coding sequence ATGGTGGATCGTTTGGCAAACAGTGAAGCAAATACTAGGCGTATAAATATAGTAGAAAACTGTTTTGGAGCAGCTGGTCAACCCTTAACTATACCCGGACGGGTTCTTATTGGAGAAGGAGTATTGACTAAGTTGTGCAGAAAAAAGCCCAAAGCCAGgcagtttttcttatttaatgaTATTCTTGTATATGGCAATATTGTCatccagaagaaaaaatataacaaacagCATATTATTCCCCTGGAAAATGTCACTATTGATTCCATCAAAGATGAGGGAGACTTGAGGAATGGATGGCTTATCAAGACACCAACTAAATCATTTGCAGTTtatgctgccactgccactgagaAATCGGAATGGATGaatcatataaataaatgtgttactGATTTACTCTCCAAAAGTGGGAAGACACCCAGTAATGAACATGCTGCTGTCTGGGTTCCTGACTCTGAGGCAACTGTATGTATGCGTTGTCAGAAAGCAAAATTTACACCTGTTAATCGTCGTCACCATTGCCGGAAATGCGGTTTTGTTGTCTGTGGACCCTGCTCTGAAAAGAGATTTCTTCTTCCTAGCCAGTCCTCTAAGCCTGTGCGGATATGTGACTTCTGCTACGACCTGCTTTCTACTGGGGACATGGCCTCATGCCAGCCTACTAGATCAGACTCGTACAGTCAGTCATTAAAGTCTCCTTTAAATGATGtatctgatgatgatgatgacgatgacagCAGTGACTAA